Sequence from the Deltaproteobacteria bacterium genome:
ACCATCTTTTCGGAGATCGAAAGCAGCAATATTGTTGCAAATGCTCTCTGGCGTTCAGCCTGGATCAGGTACAGGATGGGAAAATATAAAGCGGCCATGAGGGATTTTGCATCATATCCAAAAAAATTTCCAAATGGCTACAGATATAGTGACTTTCTTTACTGGCGTGGGAGATGTGAAGAAAAACTGGGCAAGAGGAAAAAAGCAAAGGCCACTTACAGGAAGATAGTCGAAAGAGGAGGGGCTGGTTATTATAATTACGCGGCCCTTGAGAGACTCGATAAAATAAGCAGAAAAAAGAAGAAGGCTAAAAAAGGAGTTCCTTTAAATGACGTGAAAAAAAAGGCAGCCCTATTAGAAATAATGCCTCCTCAAATAACTGCTGAAAGAGCTTATAGGGCAGCGGAAGAACTGCTGATCCTGGGGCAAAAAAAAGAGGCCGTCAGTGAACTGGAAGTGCTGGCAAAAAAATACGCAAAAAATGAATTATTTCTTATTAAAATAATCGGCTTAATTTACCGGTCGGGAGAATTTCATAAAACCTACATGATTGTGCAGAACTACTTTAGCCACATTTATGGAGGGGCCTGGAAAGATGCCCCTTATGAGATAAAGACACTTGCCTTTCCTCTGCCTGTTGTAAGCTACGTTGAAAAGCGGCAGCCATCGGGTTCGGCAGACCCCTATCTTGTGGCTGCCGTCATGAGAGAAGAGAGCGCTTTTGATCCAATGGCCCTCTCGCCTGCCGGTGCCATGGGCTTAATGCAGATTATGCCTGAGACGGGAAAATACCTGGCTAAGAAATACAAAAAACGTCCTTTCCATAAGGACCATCTCTTCGACCCTGATACGAGCATCCGTTTGGGGGGGCTTTACCTCGGGCAGTTGAAGAGACGTTTCAAGGGGGATATTGTTTATACCATCGCCAGTTACAACGCAGGACCGACGGCAGTTGCCAGGTGGGTAAAAAAGAACCGGATGGAGAAGGATGAATTTATTGAAACCATCCCTTATAACGAGACCAGGGCTTATACGAAACGGGTGTTAAGGAGCTATTCTCAATATCTCAAGCTGGCGGGTAAAGAGATTCCTGATCTTTTTTAACCCCTAAGTCCGGCTGGCTTCTGGCGGGTGCGATTTCCCCTGGATTGCTGCGGGATGGTTGAATGTTTTTGCTTTTTTTAAATAATGATTAAGTCAAGTTGGTCAAATGTCAAAGGTTTATAGGAGGCTGCAAAATGATTATCACAAATATTGAATCGGTACCGGGAAAGACAATTGTTGAGCATTTTGGAATCGTATCGGGAAGTACCGTCAGGGCAAAGCATATAGGCCGGGACTTTATGGCCGGCCTTAAAAATATTATCGGAGGCGAACTAAAAGGCTATACGGAGCTTCTTCAGGATTCAAGAAATCAGTCTGCAGAGCGCATGGTTGAACAGGCAAAGCAAATGGGAGCCAATGCCATCGTTAATGTTCGATTTG
This genomic interval carries:
- a CDS encoding YbjQ family protein, with product MIITNIESVPGKTIVEHFGIVSGSTVRAKHIGRDFMAGLKNIIGGELKGYTELLQDSRNQSAERMVEQAKQMGANAIVNVRFATSSVAQGASELYVYGTAVRVE